One window of the Nodosilinea sp. PGN35 genome contains the following:
- a CDS encoding aldehyde dehydrogenase gives MTTLAAPAPVADLLRRQRAYWASGATRSLDFRLERLKALRAAIVKYQADIIDAAKQDLGRPEFEGYIEVAAISELDYTMGHLRRWIKPRKASLPLSQRPGSAWVQPEPLGVMLIIGPWNYPFQLMVSPLMGAIAAGNCTILKPSELAPATSGVLAQLVKDTFDPAHVAVVEGGIDTAQALLAEKFDHIFFTGGERVGKIVMQAAAQHLTPVTLELGGKSPCIVDADVNLEVAARRIVWGKFLNAGQTCVAPDYLLVDERVRDSLVAALSQRIRACYGDNPATSPDLSRVVNDRQFDRLVGLLDQGNILVGGQHSRGDRYIAPTLIDGVGWDAPIMQEEIFGPILPILTYRDLGDAIAAVNQRPKPLALYLFTRDRQVQTQVLEQTTAGSVCINDVILQIAVWDMPFGGVGSSGMGSYHGQHSFDTFSHLKSVVKKPFWLDIDWRYPPYEGKLDRFRKFVGLPKD, from the coding sequence CCAGGCCGACATCATTGACGCGGCTAAGCAAGATCTGGGGCGGCCCGAGTTTGAGGGCTACATTGAAGTTGCTGCCATCAGCGAACTCGACTACACCATGGGGCACCTGCGCCGCTGGATCAAGCCCCGCAAAGCCTCACTGCCCCTGAGCCAGCGGCCCGGCTCAGCTTGGGTACAGCCCGAGCCCCTGGGGGTAATGCTGATCATCGGCCCATGGAACTACCCGTTTCAGCTGATGGTTTCGCCGCTGATGGGGGCGATCGCCGCAGGCAACTGCACCATACTCAAACCCTCGGAACTGGCTCCAGCCACCTCTGGGGTGTTGGCCCAATTGGTAAAAGACACCTTTGACCCCGCCCACGTGGCCGTCGTCGAAGGCGGCATTGACACGGCCCAGGCGCTGCTGGCCGAAAAATTTGACCATATTTTCTTTACCGGCGGCGAGCGGGTGGGCAAGATCGTCATGCAGGCAGCGGCCCAGCACCTCACTCCGGTCACGCTAGAGCTAGGCGGCAAAAGCCCCTGCATTGTCGATGCCGATGTCAACCTGGAGGTGGCGGCCCGGCGCATTGTCTGGGGCAAATTTCTCAACGCGGGGCAAACCTGTGTAGCCCCCGACTACCTGCTGGTCGATGAGCGCGTTAGGGACAGTTTGGTAGCAGCGCTGAGCCAGCGCATTCGGGCCTGCTACGGAGATAACCCCGCCACCAGCCCCGACCTCTCGCGGGTGGTCAACGATCGCCAGTTCGACCGCCTGGTGGGCCTGTTAGACCAAGGCAACATTCTGGTGGGGGGCCAGCACAGCCGAGGCGATCGCTACATCGCCCCCACCCTGATCGACGGCGTCGGCTGGGATGCGCCGATCATGCAGGAGGAGATCTTTGGCCCCATTCTGCCGATTTTGACCTACAGGGATCTGGGGGATGCGATCGCGGCGGTCAACCAGCGGCCCAAGCCCCTGGCGCTGTATCTGTTTACGCGCGATCGCCAGGTGCAGACCCAGGTGCTAGAGCAGACCACCGCTGGCTCAGTGTGCATCAACGACGTAATTTTGCAGATTGCCGTCTGGGACATGCCCTTTGGCGGAGTGGGCAGCAGCGGCATGGGCAGCTACCACGGCCAGCACAGCTTCGACACCTTTTCACACCTCAAGAGCGTGGTCAAAAAACCCTTCTGGCTCGATATTGACTGGCGCTACCCACCCTACGAGGGCAAACTCGATCGGTTTCGCAAGTTCGTGGGCCTGCCTAAAGACTAA
- a CDS encoding Uma2 family endonuclease, translating into MTSMPLAKSPTSPWLQNRWQRATWADYVALRDDPSPERIRLAFNEGWLWVTIGAEGIGHAAVSDLFTSLLFLWAIQHPDQVFSSLGRCLLERAEVRASAPDLVLYVGSDYPQWQPREPRWIDLNQTRVPDLVGEISDTTLASDLDEKKHLYAALGIPEYWVVDVRGQRVFAFLLQENGEYLPGETSQALAGLPIALLNETLERLAQDTNTSAAAWLSQQMTNLNQRQS; encoded by the coding sequence ATGACATCAATGCCTCTTGCAAAATCCCCTACTTCCCCATGGCTTCAGAACCGTTGGCAGCGGGCGACCTGGGCCGACTATGTGGCGCTGCGGGATGACCCCAGCCCAGAACGCATTAGATTAGCTTTTAACGAAGGATGGCTGTGGGTCACGATAGGTGCAGAGGGAATTGGCCACGCAGCAGTCAGCGATTTGTTCACCAGTTTGCTCTTTCTTTGGGCTATTCAGCATCCAGACCAAGTGTTTAGCTCTTTAGGACGCTGCTTACTGGAGCGGGCTGAGGTGAGAGCCAGTGCTCCTGATCTCGTCCTGTATGTTGGTTCAGACTATCCCCAGTGGCAGCCGAGGGAGCCGCGCTGGATCGATTTGAACCAAACGCGAGTGCCTGACCTGGTGGGCGAAATTTCTGACACCACCCTGGCCAGCGACCTCGATGAGAAAAAGCACCTCTATGCCGCCCTGGGCATTCCTGAATACTGGGTGGTCGATGTGCGGGGGCAGCGGGTGTTTGCCTTTTTGCTGCAAGAAAATGGCGAATATTTGCCCGGTGAAACGTCCCAGGCGCTGGCGGGGCTACCCATTGCTCTGCTGAATGAAACCCTGGAAAGGCTGGCTCAGGACACGAATACCAGCGCGGCGGCGTGGCTCAGCCAGCAGATGACGAATCTGAACCAAAGGCAGTCATGA
- a CDS encoding pirin family protein yields the protein MPTLNQPSTAKTLRSIQRSQGRHWVGDGFPVRTLMAYNGLGQTISPFLLLDYAGPAEFPPTTARRGVGEHPHRGFETVTIVYDGEVEHRDSAGGGGIIGPGDVQWMTAAAGLVHEEFHGPNFAQTGGPFEMVQLWVNLPAKDKMSAPRYQGITADRIPVVHLPQGHLRVIAGEFEGAVGPAETFTPINMWDLRLSGGQQVMLELPEGHTTLLVVLKGSVRVGGSEPVSEAEIGICDLSGTTLTLDPLQDTKALLLSGAPIDEPIVGHGPFVMNTTEEIYQAMTDYQSGKMGALAPQ from the coding sequence ATGCCGACCCTCAACCAGCCCAGCACCGCCAAAACCCTTCGCAGCATTCAGCGATCCCAGGGTCGCCACTGGGTGGGCGACGGCTTCCCGGTGCGCACGCTGATGGCCTACAACGGGTTGGGCCAAACCATCAGCCCCTTTTTGCTGCTCGACTACGCCGGGCCAGCCGAGTTTCCGCCCACTACCGCGCGGCGCGGTGTGGGCGAACACCCCCACCGGGGCTTTGAGACCGTCACCATTGTCTACGACGGCGAGGTCGAGCACCGCGACTCCGCTGGCGGCGGCGGCATCATCGGCCCCGGCGATGTGCAGTGGATGACGGCGGCGGCGGGGCTGGTGCACGAAGAGTTCCACGGGCCGAATTTCGCTCAGACCGGCGGCCCCTTTGAGATGGTGCAGCTGTGGGTTAACCTGCCCGCCAAAGACAAAATGTCTGCCCCCCGCTACCAGGGGATCACCGCCGATCGCATCCCTGTAGTCCATCTGCCCCAGGGCCACCTGCGGGTGATCGCTGGAGAGTTCGAGGGGGCTGTAGGGCCAGCGGAGACCTTTACCCCCATCAATATGTGGGATCTGCGACTGAGCGGCGGTCAGCAGGTGATGCTGGAACTGCCCGAGGGCCATACTACCCTGCTGGTGGTGCTGAAGGGCTCGGTGCGCGTCGGCGGATCGGAACCCGTTTCTGAGGCCGAGATCGGCATCTGCGACCTGTCTGGCACCACCCTCACCCTCGACCCTCTACAAGATACCAAGGCTCTGCTGCTCTCGGGCGCACCGATCGACGAGCCCATCGTTGGCCACGGCCCCTTTGTGATGAACACCACCGAGGAGATCTACCAG
- a CDS encoding 8-oxoguanine deaminase encodes MPTLLIKNIHTLVTMDDERREIASGALFIRNHVIEQVGSTAELPAEADRVLDLGDRHLVLPGLVNTHHHFFQTLTRVVPGAQNSSLFDWLSALYPLWQKLTPEAIALSAQVAAAELIYSGCTTASDHLYLFPNGCTLDDEIEAVRQTGLRFHASRGSMSVGESKGGLPPDSIVEAEADILKDSQRLIEQYHNNDPYALTRITLAPCSPFSVSPDLMRESAALARSYPGVRLHTHLAENNSDVTYSLDTFGLTPGDYAASVGWLGDDVWHAHCVKLDDRAIHSFGQTGTGVAHCPCSNMRLASGMAPIRKLLDHHVPVGLGVDGSASNDGSHLLAEARQALLMARVREENPAALTAREALEIATRGGAKVLGRTDIGHLAPGMAADFVTVNLDRLALSGTAYDPVAALIFCTIDRVDYSFIHGREVLNPEGLLTLDLPVVLEKHGAIAQFLAT; translated from the coding sequence ATGCCGACCCTTCTGATCAAAAACATTCACACCCTGGTCACGATGGATGACGAGCGGCGCGAGATTGCCTCGGGGGCGCTGTTTATTCGTAACCACGTCATTGAGCAGGTGGGCAGCACCGCCGAGCTGCCCGCTGAGGCCGATCGGGTGCTGGATTTGGGCGATCGCCACCTGGTTCTCCCCGGCCTGGTCAACACCCATCACCACTTTTTTCAAACTCTGACTCGGGTAGTGCCAGGGGCGCAAAACTCATCGCTGTTTGACTGGCTCAGCGCTCTTTATCCCCTATGGCAAAAGCTGACCCCCGAGGCGATCGCCCTCAGCGCCCAGGTGGCCGCCGCCGAGCTGATCTACTCGGGCTGCACCACCGCCAGCGATCACCTATACCTGTTTCCCAACGGCTGCACCCTGGACGATGAAATCGAGGCGGTGCGCCAAACCGGGCTGCGCTTCCACGCCAGCCGGGGCAGCATGAGCGTGGGCGAGAGCAAGGGCGGCCTGCCCCCCGACTCCATCGTCGAAGCCGAGGCCGACATTCTCAAAGACTCTCAGCGGCTGATCGAGCAGTACCACAACAACGATCCCTACGCCCTGACCCGCATCACCCTCGCCCCCTGCTCGCCCTTCAGCGTCTCCCCCGACCTGATGCGAGAATCTGCCGCCCTGGCCCGGTCCTACCCCGGCGTGCGCCTGCACACCCACCTGGCTGAGAATAACTCCGACGTCACCTACAGCCTCGACACCTTTGGCCTCACCCCCGGCGACTACGCCGCCTCGGTGGGCTGGCTGGGCGACGATGTCTGGCACGCCCACTGCGTCAAGCTCGACGACAGAGCCATCCACAGCTTTGGGCAGACCGGCACGGGCGTAGCCCACTGCCCCTGTAGCAACATGCGCCTGGCCAGCGGCATGGCTCCCATCCGCAAACTGCTGGATCACCATGTGCCCGTGGGGCTGGGGGTAGATGGCTCGGCCTCCAACGACGGCAGCCACCTGCTGGCCGAGGCCCGTCAGGCCTTGCTCATGGCCCGCGTGCGCGAAGAAAACCCCGCCGCCCTGACCGCCCGTGAGGCGTTAGAAATTGCCACGCGCGGCGGTGCCAAAGTGCTGGGCCGTACCGACATTGGCCACCTGGCCCCCGGCATGGCGGCGGATTTTGTCACGGTGAATCTCGATCGCCTCGCCCTATCTGGCACTGCCTACGACCCCGTCGCCGCGCTAATTTTTTGCACGATCGATCGCGTGGACTACAGCTTTATCCACGGTCGCGAGGTGTTGAATCCTGAAGGCTTGCTAACGCTGGATTTGCCAGTGGTGCTGGAGAAGCACGGGGCGATCGCACAATTCCTCGCCACCTAG
- a CDS encoding phytochelatin synthase family protein → MIKRLKFTVFLLAASLGLTVAARPLASQTLPLPDHLIPLTSAEGQMLLRDSEALADFVPLTSHFVTQVNQAFCGVASTVMVLNALGVPAPLAPEWERNYFTQENVFNEQTEAIIARDAIARQGLTLAELAGILETYPVRAEIHHGSDVSLEEFRELIRANLETPDSYVLINYLRRAIGQESGGHISPVAAYDADTDQFLILDVSRYKYPPVWVQAETLWESTNTVDSVSGKTRGFLLIEGR, encoded by the coding sequence ATGATAAAACGCCTCAAATTTACAGTTTTTCTGCTGGCCGCGTCCCTGGGCCTGACGGTGGCTGCCAGACCGTTGGCATCCCAGACGTTGCCTCTACCCGACCACTTGATTCCGCTGACCTCGGCAGAGGGGCAAATGCTGCTGCGAGACAGCGAAGCCCTGGCGGATTTTGTGCCGCTGACGAGCCACTTTGTCACCCAGGTCAACCAGGCTTTTTGCGGGGTAGCGAGCACGGTGATGGTGCTCAACGCGCTGGGGGTGCCGGCTCCGCTGGCCCCGGAGTGGGAGCGGAACTACTTCACCCAGGAGAATGTGTTTAACGAACAAACAGAGGCGATCATTGCTAGGGATGCGATCGCCCGTCAGGGCCTCACCCTAGCTGAACTCGCGGGCATTCTCGAAACCTATCCTGTGCGGGCTGAGATCCACCACGGCAGCGATGTGAGTTTGGAGGAGTTTCGGGAGCTGATTCGCGCCAATCTGGAAACTCCCGATAGCTATGTGCTGATCAACTATCTGCGTCGGGCGATCGGCCAGGAAAGCGGTGGCCACATTTCGCCCGTCGCCGCCTACGATGCCGACACCGACCAATTTTTGATTTTGGATGTGTCGCGCTACAAGTACCCGCCCGTGTGGGTGCAGGCCGAAACCCTGTGGGAGTCTACCAACACCGTAGATTCGGTGTCGGGCAAGACGCGAGGATTTTTGCTGATTGAGGGGCGCTAG